Proteins from a single region of Hordeum vulgare subsp. vulgare chromosome 6H, MorexV3_pseudomolecules_assembly, whole genome shotgun sequence:
- the LOC123403432 gene encoding desumoylating isopeptidase 1, which yields MAEEGHKVALNVYDLSNGLARQLSTSFLGKPIEAIWHTGVVVYGNEYFFGGGIQAAPAGATQYGRPVRVVDLGVTHLPREVFEDYLRDIAPRYTAATYSLLTHNCNNFTNEVAQFLVGAGIPDYILNLPNEVLSSPMGAMIMPMIQNLEATLRNNAAPQTTQFVPTPASVSVPKPAAATPASKVPTSSATAAATSAAPPGGSPSKQEGEKKVEKQTPEKAAAAAPAMADPLGSARGKVQEEVMREFAALMASGTLRASEAAALAMRRVMERHGDGASMQA from the exons ATGGCGGAG GAGGGGCACAAGGTGGCGCTCAACGTCTACGACCTGAGCAACGGCCTCGCGCGCCAGCTCTCCACATCCTTCCTCGGCAAGCCCATCGAGGCCATCTG GCACACGGGCGTGGTGGTGTACGGGAACGAGTACTTCTTCGGGGGCGGGATCCAGGCGGCGCCGGCGGGGGCGACGCAGTACGGCCGCCCCGTGCGGGTCGTCGACCTGGGCGTCACCCACCTCCCCCGCGAGGTCTTCGAGGACTACCTCCGCGACATCGCGCCGCGCTACACCGCCGCCACATACAGCCTGCTCACCCACAACTGCAACAACTTCACCAACGAGGTCGCGCAGTTCCTCGTCGGCGCCGGGATACCGGACTACATCCTCAACCTGCCCAACGAGGTCCTGTCCAGCCCCATGGGCGCCATGATCATGCCCATGATCCAGAACCTCGAGGCCACGCTCCGGAACAACGCCGCGCCCCAGACCACGCAGTTCGTGCCCACTCCGGCATCCGTCTCCGTGCCAAAGCCGGCTGCTGCCACGCCGGCCAGCAAGGTCCCTACGAGTTCTgcaactgctgctgctactagtgCGGCGCCGCCGGGCGGCTCTCCTTCCAagcaagaaggagagaagaaggtcGAGAAGCAGACTCCGGAGAAAGCCGCCGCGGCGGCGCCGGCTATGGCTGACCCTCTCGGAAGCGCGAGGGGGAAGGTGCAGGAAGAGGTGATGAGAGAGTTTGCGGCGCTCATGGCGAGTGGCACGCTGCGGGCGAGCGAGGCGGCGGCGCTGGCCATGCGCCGTGTTATGGAGCGCCACGGCGACGGCGCCAGTATGCAGGCCTAG
- the LOC123403894 gene encoding very-long-chain aldehyde decarbonylase GL1-6-like encodes MASKPGPLTRWPWHDMGNYKYALVAPWAAYSTYRFAAATARGEEGDLLSLFVLPTLLFRLLYTQLWISVSRHQTARSKHRIVSKSLDFDQVDRERNWDDQIILTALLFYVVNSVAPMTQGLPWWNPKGMVLTVLLHLGPVEFLYYWFHRALHHHYLYSRYHSHHHASIVTEPVTSVIHPFAEEAVYFGLFAIPLLTMMATGTGSVAMSNAYLIYIDFMNYLGHCNFELVPKLLFDLFPPLKYLMYTPSFHSLHHTQFRTNYSLFVPFYDYVYGTMDKSSDDLYERTLHGREEAPDVVHLTHLTTPGSLLHLRLGFASLASAPLRSSSSAAASALAVVERPLAALASLLGRTAFRCEANRMGKLSTETWVVPRYSSQYTSKKDGHAVSRVVERAVADAEASGAAVLTLGLLNQGYELNRNGELYVIRKPELKTKIVDGTSLAVAAVLHMIPRGANDVLLLGKECKVVSVLAQALCERDIQVRVVDADLHEALRRQIGPELRGRLALSCSYSSKVWLVGDGLTEREQERAAPGTHFVPYSQFPVTGDGGDARADCVYHSTPALVAPESYENLHACENWLARRVMSAWRAAGIVHALERWPGHECGDAVTGVDKAWRAALAHGFRPYDAVHHAVDEAVKPCGDAIAK; translated from the exons ATGGCCTCCAAGCCCGGCCCTCTCACCCGGTGGCCATGGCACGACATGGGAAACTACAAG TACGCGCTGGTGGCGCCGTGGGCGGCGTACAGCACGTACAGGttcgcggcggcgacggcgaggggcgAGGAGGGTGACCTGCTCAGCCTCTTCGTGCTGCCCACGCTCCTCTTCCGCCTGCTCTACACCCAGCTCTGGATCTCCGTCTCCCGCCACCAGACCGCCCGCTCCAAGCACCGCATCGTCAGCAAGAGCCTCGATTTCGACCAGGTCGACCGCGAGCGCAACTG GGACGACCAGATCATCCTGACGGCGCTGCTGTTCTACGTGGTGAACTCGGTGGCGCCGATGACGCAGGGCCTGCCGTGGTGGAACCCAAAGGGGATGGTGCTCACCGTGCTCCTCCACCTCGGCCCCGTGGAGTTCCTCTACTACTGGTTCCACCGGGCGCTGCACCACCACTACCTCTACTCGCGGTACCACTCGCACCACCACGCGTCCATCGTCACCGAGCCCGTCACCTCCGTCATCCACCCGTTCGCGGAGGAGGCCGTCTACTTCGGCCTCTTCGCCATCCCGCTCCTCACCATGATGGCCACCGGCACCGGCTCCGTCGCCATGTCCAACGCCTACCTCATCTACATCGACTTCATGAACTACCTCGGCCACTGCAACTTCGAGCTCGTCCCCAAGCTGCTCTTCGACCTCTTCCCCCCGCTCAAGTACCTCATGTACACCCCATC GTTCCATTCGCTGCACCACACGCAGTTCAGGACCAACTACTCGCTGTTCGTGCCATTCTACGACTACGTGTACGGCACCATGGACAAGTCGAGCGACGACCTTTACGAGCGCACGCTGCACGGCCGGGAGGAGGCACCCGACGTCGTCCACCTCACCCACCTCACCACGCCGGGATCCCTCCTCCACCTCCGCCTCGGCTTCGCCTCCCTCGCCTCCGCGCCGCTCCGCTCGTCCTCGTCGGCGGCGGCATCGGCGCTCGCGGTGGTGGAGCGGCCGCTCGCCGCGCTGGCCTCGCTGCTGGGCAGGACGGCGTTCCGGTGCGAGGCCAACAGGATGGGCAAGCTCAGCACCGAGACATGGGTCGTCCCACGATACTCCTCCCAG TACACGTCGAAGAAGGATGGGCACGCGGTGAGCCGGGTGGTGGAGCGGGCGGTGGCGGACGCGGAGGCGAGTGGCGCCGCGGTGCTCACGCTGGGGCTCCTGAACCAG GGGTACGAGCTGAACCGGAACGGGGAGCTGTACGTGATCAGGAAGCCTGAACTGAAAACGAAGATCGTCGACGGCACcagcctcgccgtcgccgccgtgcTCCACATGATCCCTCGGGGCGCCAACGACGTGCTCCTCCTCGGGAAGGAGTGCAAGGTCGTGTCCGTGCTGGCCCAGGCCCTCTGCGAACGGGACATCCAG GTTCGGGTGGTGGACGCGGATCTGCACGAGGCGCTGAGGCGGCAGATCGGCCCGGAGCTGCGGGGCCGCCTGGCTCTGTCATGCAGCTACAGCAGCAAG GTGTGGCTGGTCGGCGACGGGCTGACGGAGCGGGAGCAGGAGAGGGCGGCGCCGGGCACCCACTTCGTGCCCTACTCCCAGTTCCCGGTgaccggcgacggcggcgacgcccGCGCCGACTGCGTGTACCACAGCACCCCGGCGCTCGTCGCGCCGGAGTCCTACGAGAACCTCCACGCCTGCGAG AACTGGCTGGCGAGGCGGGTGATGAGCGCGTGGCGCGCGGCGGGGATCGTGCACGCGCTGGAGAGGTGGCCCGGGCACGAGTGCGGCGACGCGGTCACCGGCGTCGACAAGGCGTGGCGCGCCGCCCTGGCGCACGGCTTCCGCCCCTACGACGCCGTCCACCACGCGGTTGACGAAGCAGTCAAGCCATGCGGTGATGCCATTGCCAAGTGA